GTTTTGATATTGAATCAATGACCCTATATTTTAATAATGAACCACATATCCTGCCAAGAAGACAACTTAAAATTATAGAAGTTTTAGCAAGAAATAGAAGCTTAGTTGTAGATTATGATATGTTTAAAGAGTATGCTTATAATGGAGATGAAGTAGATATTTCAACAATAAGATCAGAAATAAATAGAATCAAAAAAATATTGAAAGAGGATTTTATTATAAATATTAGAGGAAGTGGTTATATGATAAAAACACCACAATAAAATGATAGCCTAAGATTATAGGGCTATCACTTTATAAAAATTAGTTTTTGTTTATAGAACAAAGGTCAGAGTATGCAACTTCAAGTCTAGAAATCATAGTCTCTTGTCCAGCTCTTAACCATTTTCTTGGGTCATAATAAGATTTATTTGGTTTATCTTCACCCTCTGGGTTACCAATTTGACCTTGTAAATAATCTTTATTTTTAGCTTCATAAGCTCTTACACCATCCCAAAAAGCCCATTGAGTATCTGTATCAATATTCATTTTGATAACACCATACTCAATTGCTTCTCTGATTTCATGTAACTCAGAACCTGAACCACCATGAAAAACAAAGTCAACAGGCTTTGTATCTGTACCATGTTTTTCTTCAATGAATTTTTGAGAATTATCTAGAATTTTTGGACTTAAAACAACATTTCCTGGTTTATAAACTCCATGAACATTACCAAATGATGCAGCTATTGTAAAGTTTTCAGAAACTTTTGATAACTCTTCATATGCATAACATACTTCTTCTGGTTGAGTATAAAGTAAAGCATTGTCAACATCTGTGTTATCAACACCATCTTCTTCTCCACCAGTAATTCCAAGTTCAATCTCAATCATCATATCAAGTTCATTCATTTTTTTGAAATACTCAACACATGTTCCTACATTCTCTTCTAAAGACTCTTCTGAAAGGTCTAACATATGAGAAGTATATAAAGGTTTACCAGTTTTTTCAAAATGTTTTTTTCCAGCTTCTAATAAACCATCAATCCATGGTAAAAGTTTTCTTGCCGCATGGTCAGTGTGTAAAATTACAGGAATACCGTAAGCTTCAGCCATTGTATGTACATGAATTGCTCCACTTATTCCACCTAAAACTGCTGCATCAGCAGTTTTAAGACCCTTTCCTGCAAAATATTGTGCTCCACCATTTGAAAATTGTATAATTACTGGTGAGTTTACCTTTGCTGCAGCTTCTAATACTGCATTTACAGAATCCGTTCCTACAACATTTACAGCAGGAATTGCAAATTTATTCTCTTTTGCATATGCAAAAAGTTTTTTTGCTTCGCTTCCACTTAAAACACCAGGTTTAACAATATCTAATACAGCCACTCATTTTCTCCTTATAATTTGATAACTATTTTTGCTTTATCTCTTAATTTATTTGCTTCAGATTCAAGGAAGTTTCTAAACTTTTCTTGTAATAAAACTTGTTTAATTCTATTTTTAATTTTATCATATTCTAAAGTTTTCGCTGCTTCTTTATCCTCTAAGTAGATAACATGATACCCAAATTGTGTTTTAACTGGGCTTTTAGAATAATTACCAACCTTTAAAGCGTTTGCAGCATCAGAGAATTCTTTAACCATTTTTGTCTCTGGAAACTTACCTAAATAACCACCTTGTGGACCAGTTGGACCAACTGATTTTGTTTTTGCTAACTCAACAAATTTATCTTTTTTATTTGAAGCTTTATCTAAAGTTTTGATAATCTCTTTTCCTTCTGCTTCAGTTTTTACAAGAATATGTCTTGCTTCTAAAGTAGCTGGAACTTTAAATTGAGCTTTATTTTGCTCATAGTAATCTTTCATATCTTTTTCAGATACTGTTACTTTTTCAGACTCTTTTTTTAACCATACTCTTAAAGCTAAATCTTTTTTTAATTTTTCTAAGCTTTCTTTATATTCTGCATCTTTTTCAACACCACTTTTTACAGCTTTTTCTGTTAAAAGTTTATTGTTGATAATTTGATCTAAAATTTGATTTTTATTCTTTTTTGGTAAAGAATCGAAATCAATATTTGGATTTCCTAATAAAATAGCAATATCTTGTTTTGTGATTTTATCACCATTCACTGTTGCTAAAACATCAGAAGAAGCACATAATGAACTTGTTGTTATTGCAACTGTTGCAATAAGGCTTGTAACTAATTTTTTGCTTGTAACTTTAATCATTATATTCCTTAATAATTTTGATTTTAATATTGTATCTTTATTTTATTAACATGAAGTTAATTCGCACTTTTTGTCTAAATTTCAAAATTTACCTTAAAAAACCTTTAATTTTTACTATATTTATGATATAATACGGCAAATTTTAAACTTAACTTAAATTTAAGTTACGAGAGTATAAGGAAAATCTATATGAGAATATTAATTATTGAAGATGAGATTACGTTAAATAGAACTCTGCAAGAAGGTCTAACAGACTTCGGATACCAAGTAGATGCAGCAGAAAATTATAAAGATGCAGAGTACTTCATTGATATTAGAAATTATGATTTAGTATTAACTGACTGGATGTTACCAGACGGAGATGGGATTGAGTTATGTAAAATAGTTAAAAACAGAAGCTCAAGAACTGCAGTTGTTATTTTATCTGCAAGAGATGATAAAGATTCTGAAATTGAAGCATTAAAATCTGGTGCTGATGATTATATTAAAAAACCATTTGACTTCGATATTCTATTAGCTAGAATTGAAGCTAGATTAAGATTCGGTGGAACAAATGTAATCGAAATTGAAGATTTATCAATTAACCCTGATGAAGAAAAAATCGAATATAACGGTGAAGAGATTGAATTAAAAGGTAAACCTTTTGAAGTATTAACTCACCTTGCAAGACACAGAGATCAAATCGTATCTAAAGAACAATTATTAGATGCTATCTGGGAAGAACCAGAATTAGTAACTCCAAACGTAATTGAAGTTGCAATTAACCAAATTAGACAAAAAATGGATAAACCATTAAACATCTCTACTATTGAGACGATTAGAAGAAGAGGTTACAGATTCTGTTACCCTGATACTGACGAAGAAGCATAAGAAACCTAAAAAAGGTTAAATAAACTATGCAAGCGAAGAGCATTTATAAACAGTTTTACCAAAAACTAATTCTTGCTACTTCGCTTTTTATTATTATTCTCTCATTTATTTTTTACGGATATACTAAATCAACTATTTATGAAGAGCTGAAAGAGTCTCTTCTTTCTGATGCAGAACTAATTTTTAAAATTAGTCAAAATGCTGATGTAAATTCTAGAAACTTTAATATTATTACTCATAATGGAATTAATGTTGACCTTGTTACTTTAAAACACATTCCTGAAGTAGCCTACTCAACTTACAAGCTAAATGATAATCATTTTATGCAAATTCTTTATCCTTTTAATCTTGAAAAAAATCAATATATTAAAATTGTAAAGAATATTAACTCATCAATAAAGATGCTTACAAAAATTTTTAACAACATTCTTTTAATCTCTTTTGGTGGTTTAATAATGGTTGTTCTTTATGCTTTTACTGTTTCAAAAACACTATTAAGACCAATTATTCAAATTACAAAAAAACTTTCTAATATGGATGAAAACTATCTAACTCAAATAAATAAAAATAACCTTCCTATAGAGTTTCATCCTTTAGCAGACTCAATTAACTCTTTAACTACAAGAATAGAGACAAATATCAAATTTAAAAAAGAGTTATTTATTGGAGTTGCTCATGAATTAAAGACTCCTCTAGCAGTAATGAAACTAAAAAATGAAGTTACTTTAATGAAAGATAGAGAGACTCAAAAATATAAAGATACATTAAAACTTACAGTTGAACAAATCAATGATATGAATAAAATGATCTCTTCTATTTTAGATATTGGACGAGCTGAAGGGGCACAATTTGAAAAACCTGAAGAGATAGATTTAGTTCAATATATGCAAAGAAAAACAAATGATTATAGAATGTTAAGTGCAAAAAAGAAAATTATTCTTACTTTCTTTTCAAATGTAAATCATCATAAAGTATATTTACAACCAACACTATTAAATCAAATTATTCAAAACTTTGTACAAAATGCTATAAAATTTACACCTGATAATAAAGCAATTGCCATAAGATTAGAAAAAACAAAAGATACTACAACTCTTTCTATTACTGATGATGGAAGTGGAATTGATGAATCAATTGATCTTTTTGCTCCATTTAAAAGAATGGGTGAAGAAAGTGGTGCAGGACTTGGTCTTTTCTTAGCAAAAAATGCTGCTGATGCACTGGGAGCAACTATAAGTTTAAAAAATAGAACTGATGGAAAAACAGGATGTATTGCTACTTTAGTTTTAAATAACAAAACACCCCAAAGTAAAAGTTAATCTTAGTTAAATATATTATTATGTTCGATTTTAGTACATTTATTTTGTACTACTTTCATACCTGCTGCTTCAGCTTTTTGTGCAGCTTCATTATTTACTAAACCTAATTGAGTCCATACTGTATCAATATCTCCTCTTTCAATTGCAGCATCAACTACTTGCCCTATTACATCAGGCTTTCTAAAAATATCTACCATATCAATTTTAAAAGGTATCTCTTTTAAACTTCTATATACTTTTTCTCCTAAGATTTCATCCTCTTTTGGATATACAGGAACAATCTTAAACCCTGCATTTTTTAAGTAATTTGCAACTCTATTACTAGCCTTTTCTTCATTTGGAGAAAGCCCAATAATTGCAATTGTTTTTGTATTTTCAAAAATTTCTTTTATCTCTTCAATATTACTGTTTACAGTAGGAAATTCACATTCCATTTTATCTCCTTTTCTTTTATGATAAATATTAGCAAAATAGTGTTTAGTAAAGCAAGAAAGAATTATATTTTAGGCATAAAAAAAGCCAAACTCTTTCAAGTTTGGCTTTATATGTTTTATTAAATGTTGTTTTTTAAAAAATCGATAAAAGTACACCAGCAGCTACGGCAGAGCCAATAACACCAGCAACATTAGGACCCATCGCATGCATTAATAATACATTTGATTTGTCATATTCTTGTCCAACTTTACTAACAACTCTTGCTGCCATTGGTACAGCTGATACTCCTGCAGCACCAATAAGAGGGTTAATCTTATTCTCATCAGACGAAAATTTATTCATGATCTTTGCCATGATTACACCTGCTGCTGTTCCTGCTGCAAATGCAATTAATCCAATAACCATAATCCCAAGTGTCTCTAACACTAAGAATTTATCAGCAGCTAGTTTTGAACCAACCCCTAATCCTAAGAAAATTGTTACTATATTGATTAATGAATTCTGCATTGTATCAGAAAGTCTCTCAACAACTCCTGATTGTTTGAAGAAATTTCCTAAACAAAATGCTCCAATTAGTGGAGTTGACTCTGGTAAGAACAGAATTGCTAACAATAATATAACAATTGGCAGTGTTAAATTCTCTAATTTATGCACTTTTCTTAATTTTGGCATTTTGATTTTTCTTTCAGCCTCTGAAGTAAGTGCCTTCATAATTGGAGGTTGAATTACTGGTACTAATGCCATATAAGAGTATGCTGCTACTGCAATTGCACCTAATAATTCAGGAGCTAATCTATTTGCAATAAAGATTGATGTTGGTCCATCAGCTCCACCAATAATAGAAATAGCTGAAGCAGACTGTAAATCAAATCCTAAAACTACTGCACCTACTAGTGATCCAAAGATACCAAACTGTGCTGCTCCTCCTAGGATTGCTGCTTTTGGATTTGCTAATAGTGGAGTAAAGTCTGTCATTGCTCCAACTCCCATAAAAATTAATAATGGGAAAAATCCATTTGCAATACCCATATTATAAATAATACCAAGCATTCCAGTCTCTCCACCAATTCCAGCTAGTGGAATATTAGCTAAGATACCACCAAAGGCTATTGGCATTAATAATAATGGTTCAAATCCTTTTGCAATTGCAAGGTAGAATAAGAATAGACAAATTGCTATCATTATTAATCTACCCCAAGTTTGTTCAAAAGTAGTCATAACTCTTGCATCTTCGGCATGAGCTTCTGAAGTCATTACATCATCACTTGGATTTGTAAAAGCATAAATCCCTGTTGTTTTATAGAATGACTCTAATAATTGACCTAATGATTTTTCATGATATTCATGTTTTACTTCTTCTGCAGGTGCTGCATTTGCACTTGCAAAAGAGTTTGTTGTGAATAGTGTAAAAAACAACAGTAGCATTGAAGCTAGTATTTTTTTATTCATTAAATATTTCTCCAGTTCTTTATAGCTTAGCTAATTGTTGCTATTGCTTGACCTTCTTCAACAGCATCACCTGGATTAGCTAAAATTGCACTTACTGTTCCATCACAAGGAGCTTCTACATCAATTTCCATTTTCATTGCTTCTAGAATTGCTACGATATCACCTTGTTTTACTGTATCTCCAACTTTAACATTTACTTTCCATACATTTCCTGCAACAGTTGCTCCAACTTCTGCTCCACCACCACTTACTGGTGCTGCTGATGCTGATGTTTCTACTGGTGTTACTTGAATATCTGCATTACCTTCAGCTACAGTTACATTAAATTTTTGTCCATCTACAACTACTGTATAGTTTCCTGTTGCATTACTCATACTATTTTTCTCTCCTAATTTACATTCTTTATCATTTTCGCATGTTGCATCATTTGTTTTTCTTACATTTAATGGGCTTTCACCTTTTAGAAAAGCAATTCCTTTTTCATCACAAGCTGCTGCTATAAAGATATTCTCATCACTTGTTTCGATATTCTCTTCTTTTAATCTTCCTTCCCAGTAAGACATAGTTTTCTTCTCATCTCTATCTGCTATATCTAGTGGGTTTTCACTTGTTGGTTCAAGTTTTAGTTTTTCAGAAGCTAATTTAACAATCTCTTGGTCTGGTTCAACTGGTGTTTTACCGAAGTATCCTAATACCATCTTTCCATAACCTGGTGCAATTTGTTTCCATGGTCCAAACATTACATTTGCGTATGCTTGTTGCCAATAGAATTGTGAAACTGGTGTTACTGATGTTCCATATCCACCTTTTTCTACTACTTCTTGCATTGCTTTTATTACTTCTGGGAATTTATCTAAAGTTCCATTATCTCTCATCATTTGTGTATTTGCTGTTAATGCTCCACCTGGCATTGGAGAGAATGGGATTAAAGGAGAAACTTGTGTTGCTTCTGGTGGCATAAAGTAATCTTTTAAACAAGATTGTAAAGTATCTTGATATTTTAATACTTTAGAGATTTCTAATCCACCTAAATCATAATTCATACCTTTTACTGCGTGCATCATTGTTAGGATATCTGGTTGAGATGTCCCTCCACTTACAGGAGATGCTGCTAGGTCTATTCCATCTGCTCCTGCATCTAATGCTGCTAAGTAACAAGCTACTGATACTCCTGCTGTTTCATGTGTATGTAATCTAATATGAGTATCTTCACCTACTAATTTTCTTGCCATTTTAATAGTATCAAATACTTTTTGTGGAGAAGATGTTCCACTTGCATCTTTAAAACAAATAGAGTCAAATGGTAAGCCACTATCTAGGATATTTCTTAATGTCTTTTCATAGAATGGTACATCATGAGCTCCTTCACATCCTGGAGGTAAGTCCATTAATGTTACTACTACTTCATGATTTAGTCCATATTTTTTTATACATTCTGCACTATATTCTAAGTTTTGTACATCATTTAATGCATCAAAGTTTCTTATTGTTGTTACACCATGTTTTGCAAACATTTTTGCGTGCATCTCTACTAGTTCTCTTGAACCTGTATCTAGCATTACTGTATTTATACCTCTTGCTAGGGTTTGTAGATTCGCTTCTGGTCCTACAATTTCTCTAAATTTATCCATCATTTCGAATGCGTTTTCTTGTAGATAGAAGAATAAAGATTGGAATCTTGCTCCTCCTCCGAACTCGAAATGATTGATACCTGCTTCTTTCGCAGCTTCAACAGCTGGAAAAAAATCTTCCATTAAAACTCTACCTCCGAAGACAGATTGGAATCCATCTCTAAATGTAGTATCCATAACATCAATATATTTTTTTGACATTTAATTTAACCTTTTAGATTTTTATGATGTTGAACAGCTGCTACTATAGCCGCTATCTTTGCAGTTTTCTCTTTTGAAGCCTCTGTAGTTCTTGGCTTTGTAGGTGCTGGTGTCTCTCCTTGCGGAAAATACTTACCAATTATTTTTGCTTGCAGTTTTAAAGCATAGACCATTACGATCAAGAATAAGAATACTATCCCCATCCCCAAGACCATAAACTTTATCGCTTCTGCAACTAAGTTTGTTTCCATGTTTTTCCTCTAGTTCAATTTAGATAATCTATTGTAATGTAATAATAAAACTTTTTCTTCTTCTTTTTTGCTAATTTTATTGTTCATTAGTGCTAATTTTTTAGTTTAATAGTGCTATAATTTTTTATGAAAAAAGATACTCTGGAAAAAAGAACAAGAATTGCAAATGATATTCTTTACTACATCTACACTCATATCGACACGCACATTGATATTGAAGAATTAAGTTATGACTTACATATTAGTAAATATCATATGCATCGTATTTTTAAAGAGGCTTTTGGAAAAAATATCTATGAGAGTATAAAATCTATTAGACTTCAAAAAGCTGCAAACCTACTTCTTACAAATAGATATTCAACAATTTCAGAAATTGCAAGCTCTTGTGGATATAGTTCTCAATCTTCTTTTATCAAAGCTTTTAAGAATAGATTTGATTTTTCACCAAAAGAGTGGAGAAATAATGGTTATAAAGAGTATTCAAATAAGATTTTAGAAGAATCAGAATTTGCTTTAAAATCAACCGCAAACTTTACAAATCTAGAACCAAAAATTGTGAAGATGCCTTATTTAGAGAGTTATTATATTAGAAACAAAGGTTATAATGTAAATATTAAACAGACTTGGCAAAAACTTCAAACTTGGATATTAAATTCTGATATTAAAAACTACAAGCAAATAGCTTTGTTACATGATAATCCTACAATTACCCACTTAAATGAGTGTCAATATATTGCTTGTATTATGACTGATGCAGATAATGATAAACTACCTAAATTTAAAATTGCAAATGGTGTTTATGCGAAATTTGATTTAGTTGGAAATCATGGAGATATGTTAAAGTTCATTCACTGGGTTTATCATGAATGGTTAATCAAAAGTGGATATGAAACAACAACAAAACCATCATACGCTGTTTATAAAAAGAATAACTTTCTAAGCGATGATGATAAGTTTGAATTGAGTTTTTATGTATCAGTAAAATTCTAGCTAGCTAAAGAATCTAGTTTAGCTTGAATATATTTTTTTACATCTTCGTAGTTAATAGTCTCTTTAAAATCATCAAATTTACAACCACTTGCATTAACATGACCACCGCCATTTGCAAGTTTTTGTGCCAACATAGATACATCAACTTTTCCATCAGCACGGAAAGAAGCATTACCTTTTTTACTAATATCAATAAAAAAATCATAGTCTTTATTAGCTCTTAAAAAAGCATTTGCTGGAATAGAGATAGAACCTAAAGTATAAGTTAAAAGCCCTTTATGTTCTTTATATGTAATTGTTAAATTCTCTTTTAAATCAGCTAAAGAACTAACTAAATATTTTGCCGCAAGATTATCTATAGTATCATCTTTTTCATCTAACTTTAAAAACTCTTTTTTTAAAGTATGAATACTATTATCTAAAAGAATATTTCCATCTTCTTTTTCTAAATATTTTGCAGACTCTTTTAATAAATAAAATCTCAAATCTCTGTTTAAATCAGCAAAAAGTACATTATTTATCTCTCTAACTCTACTTATCATAGAGAGTAAAACTTTTCCAAATTCAAAATTCTTTATTTCATTGTCAAGCCAAATATCAATTGCATTTACACTATTTATTAAAGGATTCAACCACTCTTTTGTCTTTTCATCAAAAGCATTGAATTCTTCAAGCATATAATCATAAGTTATTTTTGCTGCACATCTTTTTATATCAAGAAAATACCAGTCATATTTAGCTGCACTTTTTTCACCTGTTGCATGATGGTCTAATAATTGTAATTTAATCTTATAACCATTTGCTTTTAGTTCATCAATATTTTTATTTAAATCTTTTGCTTCTTGAATTGTTAAATTTAAGTCTGTAATTAAAAAAAGAATATCTTCATCTTTAAAAGGTTCAATATCTTCTAAAATCTTTTTAAGTGAAAGTTTTACTTCTACTCCGTAATTTGCGTTATAAAAGAAAGCCTCTTTAAAATACTCTTTTGTGATTAATTGACAACTAAATCCATCTAAATCTGTATGAGATAAATGAAAAAGCTTCATGTAGCAATATCCTTTAATGTAAGACTTCCTAAAAAGTCATTGATTTTGCCTTGTAGATTATTTAGTAGTGGCCAAACGCTACATGCATTTGCTATATCTTGAGGACATGATGTTACAGAAGGAGAACACTCAAATACTGAAGGTATTTTTTCTTCTGCTACTGTTGTAATCTCTAAGATAGTAATTTCATCATAAGGTTTTTTAAGAACAAAACCTCCATTTACTCCTCTTTGAGAAAGCACAATATCATTTTTTGCAAGATTTTGCATTATTTTTGCTAAAAAAGATTTTGGAATATTTAACTCTTTTGATAATACATCAACATTCTTAGGACTATCACTTTTCGCAATAGAAATTAAAGAAAGTAAGGCATATTCACTCTTTTTTGTAAGTAACATTTTTTCCCTAAAATTATTTTTTAAATATTCTACAAGAAGATTTATTAATATTTATTATTATTAGAAATTAATTTTTATCTTTATGTTTAATTCAAAAAAAAAGGTTGCAAGAAAACCTTGCAACCTTTTTTATTTATAAAAGCTAGTAATTACTTAGCTCTAATTCCTAAGTCTGCAACTAATGAAGTGAATTTAGTATAATCAGTTTTTCTTAAATATGCTAAAAGTCTTTTTCTTTTACCAACCATTTTTAAAAGACCTAATCTTGATGAGTGATCTTTTTTGTTAATTTTTAAGTGCTCAGTTAATACTTTAATTTGCTCTGATAAAAGTGCAATTTGTACTTCTGCTGAACCTGTATCTTTATCTTCTCTTCTGTATTTTGCAATAATTTCTGCTTTTACGTCCTGATCTAAAGCCATAATGACCTCCTAATAGGTATATATTCTCACTTATATTAAAAGTGGAACCGCATTTTATCTTAATGATTATTAATCTTTCTTTAAGGAAAATATTTATTTTAGAGTTAACTCTTAGTAAAATTTAATCAAAGTAAACTATAATACGCCAATTTAAATATAAAGGTAAATAATGCAAAAGCTTAATCTTACACTTGATAAAGCCTATTCATACAAAATATTTATGCTAGTTGCATTTTCTCTTTTTGCATCAGTAATGTATCAAGGACATATCCAACAAGGTGGAATTTATTCTGTTTTATTTTTTATAGCTCTTGGTCTTTGTGCTTTTCAAATTGCTGCAACAATTTATGTAACATTTGTAAAAA
This sequence is a window from Halarcobacter bivalviorum. Protein-coding genes within it:
- a CDS encoding RrF2 family transcriptional regulator, whose product is MLLTKKSEYALLSLISIAKSDSPKNVDVLSKELNIPKSFLAKIMQNLAKNDIVLSQRGVNGGFVLKKPYDEITILEITTVAEEKIPSVFECSPSVTSCPQDIANACSVWPLLNNLQGKINDFLGSLTLKDIAT
- a CDS encoding sodium ion-translocating decarboxylase subunit beta, giving the protein MNKKILASMLLLFFTLFTTNSFASANAAPAEEVKHEYHEKSLGQLLESFYKTTGIYAFTNPSDDVMTSEAHAEDARVMTTFEQTWGRLIMIAICLFLFYLAIAKGFEPLLLMPIAFGGILANIPLAGIGGETGMLGIIYNMGIANGFFPLLIFMGVGAMTDFTPLLANPKAAILGGAAQFGIFGSLVGAVVLGFDLQSASAISIIGGADGPTSIFIANRLAPELLGAIAVAAYSYMALVPVIQPPIMKALTSEAERKIKMPKLRKVHKLENLTLPIVILLLAILFLPESTPLIGAFCLGNFFKQSGVVERLSDTMQNSLINIVTIFLGLGVGSKLAADKFLVLETLGIMVIGLIAFAAGTAAGVIMAKIMNKFSSDENKINPLIGAAGVSAVPMAARVVSKVGQEYDKSNVLLMHAMGPNVAGVIGSAVAAGVLLSIF
- the hsrA gene encoding homeostatic response regulator transcription factor HsrA yields the protein MRILIIEDEITLNRTLQEGLTDFGYQVDAAENYKDAEYFIDIRNYDLVLTDWMLPDGDGIELCKIVKNRSSRTAVVILSARDDKDSEIEALKSGADDYIKKPFDFDILLARIEARLRFGGTNVIEIEDLSINPDEEKIEYNGEEIELKGKPFEVLTHLARHRDQIVSKEQLLDAIWEEPELVTPNVIEVAINQIRQKMDKPLNISTIETIRRRGYRFCYPDTDEEA
- the fbaA gene encoding class II fructose-bisphosphate aldolase, which translates into the protein MAVLDIVKPGVLSGSEAKKLFAYAKENKFAIPAVNVVGTDSVNAVLEAAAKVNSPVIIQFSNGGAQYFAGKGLKTADAAVLGGISGAIHVHTMAEAYGIPVILHTDHAARKLLPWIDGLLEAGKKHFEKTGKPLYTSHMLDLSEESLEENVGTCVEYFKKMNELDMMIEIELGITGGEEDGVDNTDVDNALLYTQPEEVCYAYEELSKVSENFTIAASFGNVHGVYKPGNVVLSPKILDNSQKFIEEKHGTDTKPVDFVFHGGSGSELHEIREAIEYGVIKMNIDTDTQWAFWDGVRAYEAKNKDYLQGQIGNPEGEDKPNKSYYDPRKWLRAGQETMISRLEVAYSDLCSINKN
- a CDS encoding CoA-binding protein, whose product is MECEFPTVNSNIEEIKEIFENTKTIAIIGLSPNEEKASNRVANYLKNAGFKIVPVYPKEDEILGEKVYRSLKEIPFKIDMVDIFRKPDVIGQVVDAAIERGDIDTVWTQLGLVNNEAAQKAEAAGMKVVQNKCTKIEHNNIFN
- a CDS encoding DHH family phosphoesterase; translated protein: MKLFHLSHTDLDGFSCQLITKEYFKEAFFYNANYGVEVKLSLKKILEDIEPFKDEDILFLITDLNLTIQEAKDLNKNIDELKANGYKIKLQLLDHHATGEKSAAKYDWYFLDIKRCAAKITYDYMLEEFNAFDEKTKEWLNPLINSVNAIDIWLDNEIKNFEFGKVLLSMISRVREINNVLFADLNRDLRFYLLKESAKYLEKEDGNILLDNSIHTLKKEFLKLDEKDDTIDNLAAKYLVSSLADLKENLTITYKEHKGLLTYTLGSISIPANAFLRANKDYDFFIDISKKGNASFRADGKVDVSMLAQKLANGGGHVNASGCKFDDFKETINYEDVKKYIQAKLDSLAS
- a CDS encoding AraC family transcriptional regulator, with amino-acid sequence MKKDTLEKRTRIANDILYYIYTHIDTHIDIEELSYDLHISKYHMHRIFKEAFGKNIYESIKSIRLQKAANLLLTNRYSTISEIASSCGYSSQSSFIKAFKNRFDFSPKEWRNNGYKEYSNKILEESEFALKSTANFTNLEPKIVKMPYLESYYIRNKGYNVNIKQTWQKLQTWILNSDIKNYKQIALLHDNPTITHLNECQYIACIMTDADNDKLPKFKIANGVYAKFDLVGNHGDMLKFIHWVYHEWLIKSGYETTTKPSYAVYKKNNFLSDDDKFELSFYVSVKF
- a CDS encoding peptidylprolyl isomerase; translated protein: MIKVTSKKLVTSLIATVAITTSSLCASSDVLATVNGDKITKQDIAILLGNPNIDFDSLPKKNKNQILDQIINNKLLTEKAVKSGVEKDAEYKESLEKLKKDLALRVWLKKESEKVTVSEKDMKDYYEQNKAQFKVPATLEARHILVKTEAEGKEIIKTLDKASNKKDKFVELAKTKSVGPTGPQGGYLGKFPETKMVKEFSDAANALKVGNYSKSPVKTQFGYHVIYLEDKEAAKTLEYDKIKNRIKQVLLQEKFRNFLESEANKLRDKAKIVIKL
- a CDS encoding sensor histidine kinase, giving the protein MQAKSIYKQFYQKLILATSLFIIILSFIFYGYTKSTIYEELKESLLSDAELIFKISQNADVNSRNFNIITHNGINVDLVTLKHIPEVAYSTYKLNDNHFMQILYPFNLEKNQYIKIVKNINSSIKMLTKIFNNILLISFGGLIMVVLYAFTVSKTLLRPIIQITKKLSNMDENYLTQINKNNLPIEFHPLADSINSLTTRIETNIKFKKELFIGVAHELKTPLAVMKLKNEVTLMKDRETQKYKDTLKLTVEQINDMNKMISSILDIGRAEGAQFEKPEEIDLVQYMQRKTNDYRMLSAKKKIILTFFSNVNHHKVYLQPTLLNQIIQNFVQNAIKFTPDNKAIAIRLEKTKDTTTLSITDDGSGIDESIDLFAPFKRMGEESGAGLGLFLAKNAADALGATISLKNRTDGKTGCIATLVLNNKTPQSKS
- a CDS encoding biotin/lipoyl-containing protein, which produces MSKKYIDVMDTTFRDGFQSVFGGRVLMEDFFPAVEAAKEAGINHFEFGGGARFQSLFFYLQENAFEMMDKFREIVGPEANLQTLARGINTVMLDTGSRELVEMHAKMFAKHGVTTIRNFDALNDVQNLEYSAECIKKYGLNHEVVVTLMDLPPGCEGAHDVPFYEKTLRNILDSGLPFDSICFKDASGTSSPQKVFDTIKMARKLVGEDTHIRLHTHETAGVSVACYLAALDAGADGIDLAASPVSGGTSQPDILTMMHAVKGMNYDLGGLEISKVLKYQDTLQSCLKDYFMPPEATQVSPLIPFSPMPGGALTANTQMMRDNGTLDKFPEVIKAMQEVVEKGGYGTSVTPVSQFYWQQAYANVMFGPWKQIAPGYGKMVLGYFGKTPVEPDQEIVKLASEKLKLEPTSENPLDIADRDEKKTMSYWEGRLKEENIETSDENIFIAAACDEKGIAFLKGESPLNVRKTNDATCENDKECKLGEKNSMSNATGNYTVVVDGQKFNVTVAEGNADIQVTPVETSASAAPVSGGGAEVGATVAGNVWKVNVKVGDTVKQGDIVAILEAMKMEIDVEAPCDGTVSAILANPGDAVEEGQAIATIS
- the rpsO gene encoding 30S ribosomal protein S15 — its product is MALDQDVKAEIIAKYRREDKDTGSAEVQIALLSEQIKVLTEHLKINKKDHSSRLGLLKMVGKRKRLLAYLRKTDYTKFTSLVADLGIRAK
- a CDS encoding OadG family protein, which encodes METNLVAEAIKFMVLGMGIVFLFLIVMVYALKLQAKIIGKYFPQGETPAPTKPRTTEASKEKTAKIAAIVAAVQHHKNLKG